Within Deltaproteobacteria bacterium, the genomic segment AGAGGCGCGTCGTCGCGTGCTTGGGATCCGAGTTGGCCCTCGCGCGTCCCGGGCGCCTACTTCGTCGACTGACAGGGCCCCTGCAGCTCGACCTCCAGCCCGCCGAACTCGGAGCGTCGCAGCTCGAGCGCCCAGCCATGCTGATTCGCGACCTCCTGGGTGATGCTCAAGCCCAGCCCTTGTCCCGAGGGAAAGCGCGTACGCGCGGCATCGCTGCGGAAGCCGCGCTCGAGGATGCGCGCGCGCTCGGCCTCGTCGAGGCCGGGGCCGTCGTCGATGACCTTGAGCGAGAACCGCTCCGACGAAATCCGCTCGAGCACCGCGGCCACGTGACCGCCAGGCTTGTTGTAGTGCACGGCGTTCGCGACGACGTTGCTCACCGCCTGCTCGAGCAGCGTCACGTCCCCGATCGCGACCACCGGCGTCGGCGGGACGGCGCGATCGAGCGAGACCTCGTGCTGCTGGGCGATGGTCTTGTGCCGTCCCACGGCGCGCGCGAGGAGCTCGCTGAGATCCACCGGCTCGCGGTGCAGGTCCGGCGCGCCCGACTCGAGCTTCGCGGCGATGGCCAGGTTGTGCACCAGCGAGGCGATGTAGTGCGCCTCGTCGGCCGCGGCCGTCACATCGCCCGGCGCGGATCCACCCGACGCGCGCGCCTGGTTCAAGAGCTGCGCCAGGTGCCCTTGCAGCGCGGTGAGCGGGACCATCACGTCGTGCGTGGTGTTGGCGAGGAAGTTTCGCAGCGCGGCCTCGCGCTTCTCCTGGAGCTCCTTTTCGGTCTGCAGCGCGTTGTGCGCATCGGAGAAGGCGAGGGCGAGCTCGGCGATCTCGTCGCCGCCGTCGG encodes:
- a CDS encoding HAMP domain-containing histidine kinase; the encoded protein is MAVTTMAVAVPLLVTLAWLNLHWHEREARDQAVVELLTRMLQGERARCEADPAHWSAELGPGPHGPDHRGPPPFLHDDHPPPFDGERGPPPFDDGHPPPPPPFGEPPPGPPPFDHGPGHHPGPHARVFAYDAQLHAQNPQAPTLQPSASEAVLSDGASVELEAPSGESRLLVKMPWSEGPCAFVLAVRDEHRGEHFLPPADMLLAPVAAVLLGLFISMGPPVRRLRRLTREVRDAAQAKGRVALASDGGDEIAELALAFSDAHNALQTEKELQEKREAALRNFLANTTHDVMVPLTALQGHLAQLLNQARASGGSAPGDVTAAADEAHYIASLVHNLAIAAKLESGAPDLHREPVDLSELLARAVGRHKTIAQQHEVSLDRAVPPTPVVAIGDVTLLEQAVSNVVANAVHYNKPGGHVAAVLERISSERFSLKVIDDGPGLDEAERARILERGFRSDAARTRFPSGQGLGLSITQEVANQHGWALELRRSEFGGLEVELQGPCQSTK